A genomic stretch from Penicillium digitatum chromosome 4, complete sequence includes:
- a CDS encoding Fructose-1,6-bisphosphatase: MATAPPVGAENINTDIVTLSRFFTEEQIKHPEASGDFTLLCHALQFSFKSIAYYIRRASLINLTGLAGSSNITGDDQKKLDVIGNDIFISAMRGSGKCRIVVSEEEEEVIRFDEHPNARYAVVCDPIDGSSNLDAGVSVGTIFGIFQLPDEVLGPNKTVGPQDLLHPGTSLVASGFTMYGASAQLVITMRGGGVNGFTLENSLGEFILTHPNMKLPAARSIYSVNEGNSQYWDEWCNAYFHSLKYPENGGKPYSARYIGSMVADAYRTLLYGGIFAYPADSKSPKGKLRILYECAPMAMVFENAGGLAVNSRMERLMEVVPENIHDKSGVFLGSKDEVQKVIDMYNKYKK, translated from the coding sequence ATGGCTACAGCACCCCCCGTCGGAGCGGAGAACATCAACACTGATATTGTTACACTTTCCCGTTTCTTCACAGAAGAACAGATTAAGCACCCTGAAGCCTCGGGGGATTTCACCCTCCTGTGCCATGCCCTCCAATTCTCCTTCAAGTCAATTGCTTACTACATCCGTCGTGCCTCCTTGATCAACCTTACAGGACTGGCTGGTTCCTCAAACATAACTGGCGATGACCAGAAGAAGCTGGACGTGATTGGAAATGATATCTTCATCTCCGCAATGCGTGGCTCTGGCAAGTGCCGCATTGTCGtttcagaagaagaagaggaagtcATCCGATTCGACGAGCACCCCAATGCTCGCTACGCTGTCGTCTGCGATCCCATCGACGGTTCCTCCAACTTAGACGCAGGTGTATCCGTTGGCACCATATTCGGTATCTTCCAGCTCCCCGACGAGGTTCTGGGTCCCAACAAGACCGTCGGCCCGCAGGACCTGCTCCACCCGGGTACCAGCCTGGTGGCCTCCGGCTTTACCATGTACGGCGCCTCAGCACAGCTGGTGATCACGATGcgtggtggtggtgtcaACGGCTTCACGCTCGAGAACTCGCTCGGCGAGTTCATCCTCACTCACCCCAACATGAAACTGCCCGCAGCGCGCTCCATCTACTCAGTCAACGAGGGTAACAGCCAGTACTGGGATGAGTGGTGTAATGCCTACTTCCACAGCCTCAAGTACCCGGAAAACGGTGGCAAGCCTTACAGCGCCCGTTATATTGGCAGCATGGTCGCCGATGCTTACCGCACTCTGTTGTACGGCGGTATCTTCGCCTACCCGGCCGACTCGAAGAGCCCCAAAGGCAAACTGCGCATCCTGTACGAGTGTGCGCCCATGGCTATGGTCTTCGAGAACGCCGGCGGTCTTGCTGTTAACTCGCGCATGGAGCGGTTGATGGAGGTTGTTCCTGAGAACATCCACGACAAGAGCGGTGTCTTCCTTGGCTCCAAGGATGAGGTCCAGAAGGTCATTGACATGTACAACAAGTACAAGAAATAA
- a CDS encoding Pantothenate transporter: MSSLPIEKAPRAVEEQTPTKSESPTASEPARQKLYEWFAPTDTPAERRLILKLDGLIIVFVFLAYWAKVLDSSATSTAYVSGMKEDLKLYGNQLNYLQTVYMVGFITMQIPLTLLMTRCPVNYFLPAADLFWGVFTLAQYKASNVTQLYALRFFVGALGGFFFPAVQWYLGSWYKRSELSRRGAIFFIASQVGSMSSGYIQAGAYAKLDGRYGIEGWRWLYIICFACTIPIAFLGLCVLPSTPDKCNSRFLSADEVLLAQQRMASENREARQPFTKVRVVQILKGWRLWVLVAFAFFFSQADGVSSNSGLPIWLKEKGYSVESINTITTVSPAVTIVASVLCGVVSDVYDSKASLIAATAVLNIFACIVLAIWNVPVGLKFFAFFLSGTADGIAAIIYAWANEICAHSAEERAIVISAMNTIGNTFGAWIPLLVWKTVDAPRYLIGYNWTIALDVCMLAMLTVLYQFWAREKKRSDA; this comes from the exons ATGTCTTCTCTGCCTATCGAGAAAGCCCCGCGGGCAGTGGAAGAGCAAACCCCCACGAAATCAGAGAGTCCCACCGCCTCTGAGCCCGCACGCCAAAAATTGTACGAGTGGTTTGCGCCGACCGATACCCCTGCTGAGCGGCGGCTGATCCTCAAGCTCGATGGATTGATAatcgtcttcgtcttcctgGCGTACTGGGCTAAAGTCTTGGATTCTTCGGCGACGAGTACAGCCTATGTGTCCGGCATGAAGGAAGATTTGAAGCTTTATGGGAACCAGTTGAACTATCTGCAGACGGTCTACAT GGTTGGCTTCATCACGATGCAGATTCCTCTGACTCTACTG ATGACACGCTGCCCTGTGAACTATTTCCTGCCTGCCGCAGATCTATTCTGGGGTGTCTTCACCCTGGCACAATACAAAGCTAGCAATGTTACCCAGCTCTACGCTCTCCGTTTCTTCGTCGGTGCTCTcggtggcttcttcttccctgCTGTGCAATGGTacctgggtagttggtaCAAGCGCTCGGAGCTGTCCCGTCGAGGCGCGATCTTCTTCATAGCCTCCCAAGTCGGCAGCATGAGTTCGGGATATATTCAAGCAGGAGCTTATGCCAAGCTTGATGGTCGGTATGGGATTGAAGGATGGAGATGGCTGTACATCATTT GCTTTGCATGCACAATCCCCATCGCCTTCCTAGGCCTATGCGTTCTTCCTAGCACACCAGACAAATGCAACTCGCGCTTCCTCAGCGCTGACGAAGTCCTCCTCGCGCAACAACGCATGGCATCTGAGAACCGCGAAGCCCGCCAACCTTTCACCAAGGTGAGAGTTGTCCAGATACTGAAAGGTTGGCGGCTGTGGGTTCTAGTCGCATTTGCATTCTTTTTCTCACAGGCAGACGGTGTGTCCTCGAACAGTGGCTTGCCGATCTGGCTTAAGGAGAAAGGATACTCGGTTGAGAGCATTAATACGATCACGACAGTATCGCCAGCGGTCACCATTGTGGCATCTGTACTCTGTGGTGTTGTCTCTGATGTATACGATTCGAAGGCCAGCTTGATTGCTGCCACTGCTGTGTTGAATATCTTTGCTTGTATTGTGCTGGCCATCTGGAATGTCCCTGTTGGACTCAAGTTCTTTGCGTTCTTCCTATCGGGTACAGCGGATGGTATTGCGGCTATTATCTATGCCTGGGCAAATGAGATTTGTGCTCATAGTGCCGAGGAGCGTGCTATTGTCATCAGTGCTATGAACACTATTGGTAATACTTTTGGGGCTTGGATTCCGCTTCT CGTGTGGAAGACTGTCGATGCCCCGAGGTACCTTATTGGATATAACTGGACTATTGCCCTTGATGTGTGCATGCTAGCTATGCTGACTGTTCTCTACCAGTTCTGGGCCCGTGAAAAGAAGCGTTCTGATGCATAG
- a CDS encoding Ceramidase family protein: MPVPTADLFDKQQHEVNCTQPPSSATHTSPDLINNNSYFGTAPGSSASASQNTDSGRALTKEEADRLYEERMEEEYAKRDGGA; encoded by the coding sequence ATGCCTGTTCCCACTGCCGATCTCTTTGACAAGCAACAACACGAAGTCAACTGCACCCAACCTCCTAGTTCGGCTACACACACTTCCCCTGACCTTATCAACAATAACAGCTATTTCGGGACCGCACCTGGCAGCTCGGCCAGCGCGTCGCAGAATACTGACAGTGGTCGCGCTCTGACCAAGGAGGAAGCCGATCGCCTGTACGAGGAGCGGATGGAGGAGGAATACGCGAAGAGGGATGGCGGGGCCTGA
- a CDS encoding ATPase, V0/A0 complex subunit a: MAPRDTFFRSADMSLTQLYIANEIGREVVSALGEVGQVQFRDLNPDTNAFQRTFTKEIRRLDNVERQLRYFHQQMEKAAIPMRSSSDFSDTLAAPLASEIDELADRSESLEQRIISLNDSYETLKKREVELSEWRWVLREAGGFFDRAHTQTEDIRQSFDNDEAPLLRDVEHHAPHQNGDTQGQQSFSEMNIGFVAGVIPRDRIGAFERILWRTLRGNLYMNQSEIPEPIIDPMTNEEVHKNVFVIFAHGKNILAKIRKISESLNASLYGVDENSELRRDQIHEVNTRLGDVGNVLRNTKNTLDAELSQIARSLAAWMIIVKKEKAVYDTLNKFSYDRARKTLIAEAWCPTNSLALIKSTLQDVNDRAGLTVPTIVNQIRTNKTPPTFVRTNKFTEGFQTIVNAYGIPKYSEVNPGLYTVVTFPFLFAVMFGDCGHGTLMTLAASAMIFWEKKLARTKLDELTYMAFYGRYIMLMMGLFSIYTGFIYNDIFSKSFTIFPSQWQWPEDIKAGQMVEATLKEGYRYPIGLDWNWHEADNSLLFSNSMKMKMSVLLGWCHMTYALCLQYVNGRHFKSKVDIWGNFVPGLLFFQSIFGYLVLTILYKWSVNWQEKGVNPPGLLNMLIFMFLSPGTVEEQLYPGQSSVQVLLLLVAVAQVPIMLFLKPFWLRYEHNRARALGYRGLGENSRVSALDADGDMDGLLGRDSLASDGEGVAMLSQDIDDSEEHEEFDFGDIMIHQVIHTIEFCLNCISHTASYLRLWALSLAHQQLSIVLWTMTIGGAFDQENPVTRVIMIVVSFYLWFVLTICILCVMEGTSAMLHSLRLHWVEAMSKHFVGEGIPFLPFSFKTLLEEDPVD, encoded by the exons ATGGCTCCGCGGGATACCTTCTTCCGCTCGGCGGACATGAGCCTGACCCAGCTCTACATTGCCAACGAGATCGGAAGAGAAGTTGTCAGTGCTTTAGGCGAAGTTGGTCAGGTTCAGTTCCGAGAT CTCAACCCGGATACCAACGCTTTCCAAAGAACCTTTACAAAAGAAATCCGTCGCCTGGACAATGTTGAAAGACAGCTCCGCTATTTCCATCAGCAGATGGAAAAAGCTGCAATCCCCATGAGATCTTCTTCGGATTTCTCCGATACATTGGCTGCCCCTTTAGCGTCTGAGATCGATGAGTTGGCTGATCGCAGCGAGAGTCTTGAACAGCGGATTATCTCTCTGAACGATAGCTATGAAACCTTGAAGAAGCGTGAAGTCGAACTGAGCGAATGGCGATGGGTACTTAGGGAGGCCGGTGGATTCTTCGATCGG GCCCATACACAAACAGAAGACATTCGCCAGTCTtttgacaacgatgaagCTCCTTTGCTCCGTGATGTTGAGCACCACGCACCTCATCAAAATGGAGACACTCAGGGCCAGCAGAGCTTCTCGGAAATGAACATTGGATTCGTCGCTGGTGTTATACCCCGGGATCGCATTGGAGCCTTTGAGCGTATCCTCTGGCGCACCCTGCGTGGAAACCTCTACATGAACCAGTCCGAGATCCCGGAGCCCATTATTGACCCGATGACCAACGAGGAAGTACACAAAAATGTTTTCGTTATCTTTGCTCATGGCAAGAACATCCTAGCCAAGATTAGAAAGATCTCGGAGTCGCTCAACGCATCCTTGTACGGTGTCGATGAGAACAGTGAGCTGAGAAGGGACCAGATTCATGAAGTGAATACTCGTCTCGGCGATGTTGGCAATGTGCTCCGTAACACCAAGAACACCCTTGATGCGGAACTTTCCCAAATTGCTCGCTCGCTCGCCGCGTGGATGATCATTGTCAAGAAGGAAAAGGCCGTTTACGATACCTTGAACAAATTTTCATACGACCGGGCGCGGAAGACGTTGATTGCTGAGGCATGGTGCCCCACAAATTCTCTTGCTCTGATCAAGTCAACCCTTCAGGATGTGAACGACCGTGCTGGCCTCACCGTTCCTACAATTGTCAATCAGATCCGCACCAACAAGACTCCTCCGACTTTTGTCAGGACAAACAAGTTCACCGAAGGATTCCAAACAATTGTCAATGCTTACGGTATCCCCAAGTATTCGGAAGTCAATCCTGGCCTGTACACAGTTGTCACTTTTCCCTTCTTGTTCGCAGTCATGTTCGGTGATTGCGGCCATGGTACACTGATGACTCTGGCCGCTTCTGCTATGATCTTCTGGGAAAAGAAGCTGGCGCGGACTAAACTGGATGAACTGACATACATGGCATTTTATGGACGATACATCATGTTAATGATGGGTCTGTTTTCGATTTACACCGGTTTCATTTACAACGACATTTTCTCCAAATCTTTCACCATCTTCCCCAGTCAGTGGCAATGGCCCGAGGACATCAAGGCCGGCCAAATGGTTGAGGCGACATTGAAAGAAGGCTATCGCTATCCAATTGGTTTGGACTGGAACTGGCACGAGGCGGACAATTCCTTGCTTTTCTCGAACAgtatgaagatgaagatgagtgTTCTCCTTGGATGGTGCCACATGACATATGCCCTTTGCTTGCAGTACGTCAACGGACGGCACTTCAAGTCCAAGGTTGATATTTGGGGCAATTTCGTTCCTGGGCTGCTCTTCTTCCAGTCAATCTTTGGTTACCTTGTCCTCACTATTCTCTACAAGTGGTCCGTGAACTGGCAGGAGAAGGGTGTGAACCCCCCCGGTCTCCTGAACATGCTCATTTTCATGTTCTTGAGCCCTGGTACCGTTGAAGAGCAACTCTATCCTGGCCAGAGCTCGGTCCAGgttcttctcctcctcgttgCCGTGGCCCAGGTCCCTATCATGCTCTTCCTTAAGCCGTTCTGGCTCCGCTATGAACACAACCGTGCTCGTGCCCTAGGTTACCGTGGTCTTGGAGAGAACTCCCGCGTGAGTGCACTTGACGCCGATGGTGATATGGACGGTCTGCTAGGTCGTGACAGTCTGGCTAGCGATGGAGAAGGCGTGGCCATGCTTTCTCAGGACATCGATGATAGCGAAGAGCACGAGGAATTCGACTTTGGCGACATCATGATCCACCAAGTCATCCACACCATCGAATTCTGCCTAAACTGTATCTCTCACACTGCCTCTTATCTTCGTCTGTGGGCTTTGTCGCTGGCTCACCAGCAACTCTCGATCGTTCTTTGGACCATGACCATCGGCGGTGCCTTTGACCAGGAGAACCCCGTGACCCGTGTTATCATGATTGTTGTCAGCTTCTACCTCTGGTTCGTACTGACGATTTGCATTCTTTGTGTGATGGAAGGTACCAGTGCCATGTTGCACTCGCTTCGTCTTCACTGGGTTGAAGCGATGAGCAAGCATTTCGTTGGTGAGGGTATTCCTTTCCTGCCTTTCAGCTTCAAGACCCTGTTGGAGGAGGACCCTGTGGACTag